The Thermoclostridium stercorarium subsp. stercorarium DSM 8532 genome contains a region encoding:
- the argC gene encoding N-acetyl-gamma-glutamyl-phosphate reductase — protein MFRIAIIGATGYVGTEIVRLLVQHPEAEISAVASRSFAGQSFSDVYPNLKNIFNLSLSGLELDEICENADIVITALPHDASRDVIPELIKRGKRVIDHSAAFRFRDKTVYESWYKTNHGMEELLDKAVYGLPEIYREKIATSVLVANPGCYPTCTVLALAPLVKNKLVQLDSIIVDAASGMSGAGRKSELAYSFCEIDENFKAYGVTNHRHTPEIEQELSALAGEKVVISFTPHLVPMKRGMMCTSYLKLTHSNWSAESLYELYREYYKGEFFVRVLEPGILPETKNVSGSNFVDISVNYDKRTNRAIVISALDNLGKGAAGQAVQCMNIMLGLDETTGLCSPAFYL, from the coding sequence GTGTTTAGGATTGCCATTATCGGCGCAACAGGTTATGTGGGTACCGAGATTGTACGCCTGCTTGTGCAGCACCCTGAAGCCGAAATAAGTGCTGTTGCATCAAGAAGCTTTGCAGGCCAATCCTTTTCAGATGTTTACCCGAATCTGAAAAATATTTTCAATCTCAGTCTTTCGGGTTTGGAACTTGATGAGATATGCGAAAATGCCGACATAGTGATAACCGCGCTGCCCCATGATGCATCCCGGGATGTAATTCCCGAGCTTATAAAGCGGGGTAAAAGGGTGATTGATCACAGCGCCGCATTCAGGTTCAGGGATAAAACCGTATACGAAAGCTGGTACAAAACAAACCACGGAATGGAAGAGCTCTTAGACAAAGCAGTATATGGTCTTCCGGAGATATATCGTGAAAAAATCGCCACATCCGTGCTGGTGGCAAATCCCGGCTGCTATCCCACCTGCACTGTTTTGGCTCTGGCTCCGCTTGTCAAGAATAAGCTTGTGCAGCTTGACAGTATCATTGTTGACGCAGCATCGGGGATGTCGGGGGCCGGAAGGAAGTCAGAGCTTGCCTATTCCTTCTGTGAAATTGACGAAAATTTCAAGGCTTACGGAGTTACAAACCACAGACACACTCCTGAGATAGAACAGGAGCTTTCGGCCCTTGCAGGCGAGAAGGTTGTGATATCTTTCACTCCTCACCTTGTTCCGATGAAAAGGGGTATGATGTGCACCAGTTATTTGAAACTGACCCACAGTAACTGGTCGGCGGAAAGTCTTTATGAATTATACAGGGAATATTATAAAGGCGAGTTTTTCGTAAGGGTTCTTGAGCCCGGTATTCTCCCTGAAACCAAAAACGTTTCGGGCTCGAATTTTGTAGATATAAGCGTAAATTACGACAAACGCACAAACAGGGCGATAGTAATAAGCGCCTTGGACAACCTGGGAAAAGGCGCGGCCGGTCAGGCGGTTCAGTGTATGAATATCATGCTTGGCCTTGACGAAACGACCGGTTTGTGCAGCCCGGCATTTTATCTCTAA
- a CDS encoding ABC transporter ATP-binding protein: MAGVRLVHVYKTYPGGVTAVSDFNIDIEDKEFIILVGPSGCGKTTTLRMIAGLEEITEGELYIGDKLMNDVAPKDRDIAMVFQNYALYPHMTVFDNMAFGLKLRKVPKDEIKRRVHEAARILDIEHLLDRKPKALSGGQRQRVALGRAIVREPKVFLMDEPLSNLDAKLRVQMRTELSKLHQRLQTTFIYVTHDQTEAMTMGTRIVVMKDGFIQQIDTPQGLYDRPVNMFVAGFIGSPQMNFANVYVIKEDDKVYLKFGEDKLEVPADKAKVIEKAGYIGKEVVLGIRPEHTHDEPQNLEKFANATTTAKVEVVEMLGSEAYLYMVINGVNFTARVNPRTTTRPGDTIKVAFDMSYMHLFDKETEKAIVH, from the coding sequence ATGGCTGGCGTAAGACTGGTACACGTCTACAAGACATATCCCGGCGGTGTTACAGCAGTAAGCGATTTCAATATTGACATTGAAGATAAGGAGTTCATAATTCTTGTAGGACCTTCAGGATGCGGAAAGACAACAACACTCAGAATGATTGCAGGTCTCGAGGAAATAACCGAAGGTGAGCTGTATATAGGGGACAAGCTGATGAATGACGTGGCTCCGAAGGACAGAGATATAGCAATGGTTTTCCAGAACTATGCGCTTTATCCTCATATGACCGTATTCGACAATATGGCATTCGGTCTTAAGTTAAGAAAAGTTCCGAAGGATGAGATAAAGAGAAGAGTACACGAAGCTGCAAGAATTCTTGATATTGAACATCTGTTGGACAGAAAGCCGAAGGCATTGTCCGGTGGACAGAGACAGCGTGTCGCCCTGGGACGTGCAATTGTGCGTGAACCTAAGGTATTCCTCATGGACGAACCTCTGTCAAACCTTGACGCAAAGCTGAGGGTTCAGATGAGAACCGAGCTGAGCAAACTGCATCAGAGGCTGCAGACAACATTCATTTACGTTACCCACGACCAGACCGAAGCTATGACGATGGGTACGAGAATTGTTGTTATGAAAGACGGATTCATTCAGCAGATCGATACTCCGCAGGGATTGTATGATCGTCCTGTTAACATGTTTGTTGCAGGATTTATCGGAAGCCCGCAGATGAACTTCGCCAATGTATATGTCATTAAGGAAGATGACAAAGTATATCTGAAGTTCGGAGAAGATAAGCTTGAAGTTCCTGCCGACAAGGCGAAGGTAATTGAAAAGGCAGGATATATCGGTAAAGAGGTTGTATTGGGTATTCGTCCTGAACATACCCATGACGAACCGCAAAATCTTGAAAAGTTTGCAAACGCAACAACCACGGCCAAGGTTGAAGTTGTTGAAATGCTTGGTTCAGAAGCCTACCTGTATATGGTCATCAACGGTGTTAACTTTACCGCAAGAGTTAATCCGAGAACAACAACCAGACCGGGTGACACAATTAAGGTTGCATTTGATATGAGCTATATGCACCTGTTTGACAAAGAAACAGAAAAGGCAATCGTTCACTGA
- a CDS encoding DUF2087 domain-containing protein: MASKKKDKLRVLEFLSDKFEKGKIYTEKGVNEIIKEAHTFNDAPLLRRELYDNGFLDRTRDCR, encoded by the coding sequence ATGGCTTCAAAAAAGAAAGACAAGCTGCGGGTTCTGGAATTTTTGTCGGATAAGTTTGAAAAGGGAAAAATATATACGGAGAAAGGAGTCAATGAGATTATAAAAGAAGCGCATACGTTTAATGATGCTCCGTTACTCAGGCGGGAGCTTTATGACAACGGTTTTTTAGACAGGACGAGGGACTGCAGATAA
- a CDS encoding homocysteine S-methyltransferase family protein, whose amino-acid sequence MTKQEFKQMVSDRIVILDGATGTLLQQMGMPAGVCPEKWALENPEALINIQRQYIQSGSDIIYAFTFGANELKLKEFGIDDVTGINRELVRISKQASQGRVLVAGDMSPTGQLMEPFGSYSFEEIVNAYKKQVIGLLEGGVDLFVIETMMDIQEARAALLAVKETCNLPVIVTMTFERGGYTINGTDPLTALVTLQSLGADAVGCNCSTGPEEMLGIIKKLRPYADVPLVAKPNAGMPRLVDGKTVFSMNADEFAAFTEKFIEAGVNLIGGCCGTTPEYIQKISKIAKGRKGSECGCKNKNLIISSSCTTVSVGHDLPVCIIGERINPTGKKKLSEELRKGSMDLVVELARDQSELGAQVLDVNAGLPDIDERETLTKIVKTLSPIVKTPLCLDSSSPEALEATLRIYPGRALINSISAEKRKLERILPIAAKYGAAFILLPVDDVGVPETAEDRIRIVENVYEKAAEYGYTKSDILVDGLVLTVAANQKSCLETLKVIKWSTEEFGANTVIGLSNVSFGLPGRSWINAAFLAMAISHGLSAVIMNVQSEETMHVKRAADALTGRDCNSMNFIKTYQKQDIPKEERKNKGGIYDCVVEGRRGEVVELIKSEIAAGMHPAKIVDEYLVPAITRVGELYQERIYFLPQLIQSAETMEAAMNYILPLLEENSVQVKKKGKIVIATVKGDIHDIGKNMVALMLRNYGFDVVDLGKDVDSEIIIKTAVEEKADIIGLSALMTTTMQEMRVVAEKIRERNINVGLMIGGAPVNEDYAREIGAVYAKDAYAAVKKAESMVAGK is encoded by the coding sequence GGCATTGACGACGTAACCGGAATAAACAGGGAGCTTGTGCGAATTTCCAAACAGGCATCGCAGGGCAGGGTACTTGTGGCCGGAGACATGTCACCGACGGGACAGTTGATGGAGCCGTTTGGGAGTTATTCTTTTGAGGAAATTGTGAATGCCTATAAAAAACAGGTTATTGGCCTGCTTGAAGGCGGAGTCGATCTTTTCGTAATAGAGACAATGATGGATATTCAGGAGGCCAGGGCTGCACTTCTGGCAGTAAAGGAAACTTGCAATCTTCCGGTTATTGTTACAATGACTTTTGAGCGCGGCGGTTACACAATTAACGGCACAGACCCGTTAACCGCGCTTGTAACGCTCCAGAGCCTTGGTGCCGACGCAGTGGGATGCAATTGTTCCACAGGTCCTGAAGAGATGCTGGGGATAATTAAAAAATTGAGACCCTATGCGGATGTGCCGCTGGTGGCAAAGCCAAACGCAGGAATGCCCCGGCTTGTTGACGGAAAGACCGTGTTCAGCATGAACGCCGACGAATTCGCGGCTTTTACCGAGAAGTTTATAGAAGCCGGTGTAAACCTCATCGGCGGATGTTGCGGTACAACCCCCGAGTATATTCAAAAGATAAGCAAAATTGCAAAAGGCAGGAAAGGATCGGAATGCGGCTGCAAGAACAAAAATTTGATAATTTCATCATCCTGCACGACTGTTTCGGTGGGACATGACCTGCCGGTGTGCATTATCGGTGAAAGGATCAATCCGACGGGCAAGAAAAAACTGTCGGAAGAACTAAGGAAAGGCTCCATGGATTTGGTTGTGGAACTGGCACGGGACCAGTCGGAGCTGGGGGCGCAGGTTTTGGATGTGAATGCCGGACTTCCCGACATTGACGAGCGAGAAACACTTACGAAAATTGTGAAAACCTTAAGTCCCATCGTAAAAACGCCGCTTTGCCTGGATTCTTCTTCTCCTGAAGCTTTGGAAGCCACTCTCAGGATTTATCCCGGAAGGGCGCTGATAAACTCCATATCCGCAGAAAAAAGAAAGCTGGAAAGGATACTTCCCATTGCGGCAAAATACGGCGCGGCTTTCATACTTTTGCCCGTTGACGACGTTGGGGTGCCGGAAACGGCAGAAGACAGAATCAGGATAGTGGAAAACGTATACGAAAAGGCAGCCGAATACGGGTATACGAAATCCGATATTCTGGTAGACGGCCTTGTTCTGACTGTTGCGGCAAACCAGAAATCATGCCTTGAGACCCTTAAGGTAATAAAGTGGAGTACCGAAGAATTCGGCGCGAATACCGTTATAGGTCTTTCAAACGTTTCATTCGGACTTCCCGGAAGATCATGGATTAATGCGGCTTTTCTGGCTATGGCAATTTCACATGGCCTTTCCGCCGTCATAATGAATGTGCAGTCCGAAGAAACAATGCATGTGAAAAGGGCTGCCGATGCGTTAACAGGCCGGGATTGCAACAGCATGAATTTTATAAAAACGTATCAGAAACAGGATATACCAAAAGAAGAAAGGAAAAATAAAGGCGGAATTTACGACTGCGTTGTTGAAGGCAGGCGCGGGGAAGTTGTGGAGTTAATAAAATCTGAAATTGCCGCCGGTATGCATCCCGCTAAAATAGTAGATGAATATCTGGTTCCGGCGATAACCCGTGTTGGGGAGCTTTACCAGGAACGCATCTATTTCCTTCCGCAACTGATTCAGAGCGCTGAAACAATGGAAGCGGCGATGAATTATATTTTGCCGTTGCTTGAGGAAAACAGCGTGCAGGTGAAAAAGAAAGGAAAAATAGTTATTGCAACGGTAAAAGGCGATATCCATGACATAGGGAAGAACATGGTGGCGCTGATGCTTAGAAACTATGGCTTTGACGTTGTTGATCTGGGAAAGGACGTGGATTCCGAGATAATTATAAAAACGGCGGTTGAAGAAAAAGCAGACATAATCGGCCTTTCGGCGTTAATGACAACTACAATGCAGGAAATGAGGGTGGTTGCTGAAAAGATACGTGAGCGGAATATCAACGTAGGTTTAATGATAGGCGGTGCTCCTGTTAATGAGGATTATGCGCGGGAGATAGGAGCCGTTTATGCAAAAGATGCATATGCCGCGGTGAAAAAGGCCGAATCGATGGTGGCGGGAAAATGA
- the argB gene encoding acetylglutamate kinase — MKDVIKKAEILIEALPYIQALNGKTVVIKYGGNAMISDELKHSVMEDITLLKYIGVNPVVVHGGGPDITRTLKRLNVETEFVNGLRKTDATTMEVAQMVLVGKTNKEIVSLLNHMGGKAIGICGIDDNLIECEKLTIHSDSGEEIDLGFVGKITKINPHILNVLSQGPYIPVVAPIGVDKNGQSYNINADTVAAELACALKAEKLILLTDVEGIKLSKDDPQIVNALTVDEVKKLIADNVIVDGMIPKVMGCIKALENGVKRTHIIDGRIPHCILLEMFTNQGIGTMIVKEKVRYYDKEKL, encoded by the coding sequence ATGAAAGACGTTATAAAAAAGGCCGAAATTCTTATTGAAGCATTGCCGTACATACAGGCGCTTAACGGCAAAACAGTGGTAATAAAATACGGCGGAAACGCCATGATCAGCGACGAATTAAAGCATTCGGTGATGGAAGACATTACTCTTCTGAAATACATCGGGGTAAATCCCGTGGTTGTCCACGGGGGAGGGCCGGACATAACCCGCACCCTAAAACGCCTTAACGTTGAAACCGAGTTTGTCAACGGTCTTCGCAAAACAGACGCAACCACAATGGAAGTTGCGCAAATGGTTTTGGTGGGAAAAACAAACAAAGAAATAGTTTCATTATTGAATCACATGGGTGGCAAGGCAATCGGCATCTGCGGAATTGACGACAACCTGATTGAATGTGAAAAACTGACGATTCACTCAGACAGCGGAGAGGAAATTGATTTGGGTTTCGTAGGCAAAATTACAAAAATCAACCCGCATATTTTGAATGTTCTTTCCCAGGGTCCGTACATTCCTGTAGTGGCTCCGATAGGAGTGGATAAAAACGGGCAAAGCTATAATATAAATGCAGATACGGTGGCTGCGGAACTGGCATGTGCACTGAAAGCCGAAAAGTTAATCCTTTTGACCGATGTTGAAGGAATAAAGCTGTCAAAGGATGATCCGCAGATTGTAAACGCGCTTACCGTCGACGAGGTCAAAAAACTTATTGCCGATAACGTCATAGTAGACGGTATGATTCCAAAAGTCATGGGATGCATTAAGGCCCTTGAAAACGGCGTTAAGCGCACGCACATAATTGACGGAAGAATTCCTCACTGCATCCTGCTTGAAATGTTCACAAACCAGGGTATAGGAACAATGATTGTAAAGGAAAAAGTTCGGTATTACGACAAGGAAAAACTATAG